The segment GAGTCCAATGAAGGAGTCAGTGCTCCGTCGTTGGAATTATCCCCGGCATCCCCAGGTGACATTCGCCGGCGAGACTTGTCTGCGTTGGCAGGTGTTCCGGATGTACGACCCGATGCATCTGAGCAGGCAAGGCCATCGCGACATCCGCGCAACCCGCGTAATGAGCTAATGCCCGCCGGAACTCCCTCCTTGTCCGAGAGGGTTGCAACGTCGGCGGCAAAACAAAACGCACCTCCAATCGACGAGGTTGCCGAACGCAGCGAGTTCGGCCCCGAGCGGCGTCGATCGGAGTCGAATATTCCAATGCACCAAGTTGCTCCGGACATCCGTTTGGGGCCAAGCTTGGATGTGCTCTCGCCCGAATCGATTGCAGGACTTGCCGAGCGTCCCGACCGATTCGCAGGCGTTGTACCATCGACCCAAATGCCCGATTTGGGCTCGCTAGAAATGACCAATCGGCCTCGCAAACGCCGTGAAATTGGTGGTCCGGTGACCCCAGCGGGCAGTGAGGTCGCGGCGGTCGAATCGTTCAGCCGCCGCGTCATGCGAACCCAAGGCGGCGCCGCCCCGACCCCCGCTGGAATGGTCGGACCAGCAACCGAGGAAGCGATTGAACTCGGTTTGACCTATCTAGCGGATACCCAAAATGAGGATGGTAGTTGGTCGCTCGCAGGTCATGGGCCGGCGGGCCAACGTGAAGAGGTGATGATGCGAAGCGACACCGCCGCAACCGGACTTTGCTTGCTAGCGTTTCAAGGTGCCGGATACACCCATCGACAACATCAGTACGCCGATACGGTCAGTCGTGGTTTAAAGTTTCTGCTAGAGAACCAAAAAACAAACGGTGATTTGTATCGCCCCGAGGACCGCTTCAGCAATCAAAATGTAGCATTCTATAGTCACGGCATTGCGGCATTGGCCCTCTGTGAAGCATACGGAATGACGCAAGATGATGAGTTAAAGGTAGCCGCACAACGGTCGCTCGATTATATCGGCAATACTCAACATGCTCGGTTGGGAGGTTGGCGGTACATGGCTCAGGTCAGTAGCGACACCAGCGTATCAGGATGGATGATGATGTCACTCAAGAGCGGTGAGTTGTCAGGACTAAATGTGCCCGATGGCGTCTACGCTGGCATCGATCGTTGGCTTGACTATGCGCAGATGAATTCCGTGCGTGCGGATCGTTATCGCTACGATCCGTTCGCTGCCGACACACCCGCCCAGCGACATGGGCGGGAAGTGACACCGACAATGACCGCCGTCGGTATCTTCATGCGAATGTACTCCGGTTGGCGGCGTGACAACAAAGACATGCAATCTGCTGCGGAGTATCTCTTAGAACATCCGCCTGAAATGGGATCGCCAGCAACAAGGCCATCCGATGTACGGTTGTCAAAACGAGACGCCTATTATTGGTACTATGCCACGCAGGTCATGTTTCACATGGGCGGCACGTACTGGGAACGATGGAATGCCTACTTGAATCCGTTACTACTGAAAAGCCAGATCAAGTCGGGTGAGAAAGCAGGTAGCTGGGACCCCAAATTCCCGGTCGAAGACCGTTGGAGTCCCCACGGCGGTCGACTTTATGTGACCACGATGAACCTGCTCAATCTCGAAGTCTACTATCGGCATTTGCCGATCTACGACCAAGTTGCCGAATAGGCTGAACGTAGCCGGTCTTCAAGTCGTTTTCTTTCGAAATGAAACAGAGCCGTCGTTATGTTGTCGGCATTATTTTTTGATCTCTGGTTGAAATTTTGGACGAGAGTGTGAATTGATGAAGGCGGCGATGTCAAAAGCTTCTTGCTCGGTCAGGTCGGCGTCATCGAGCGGCATCGCAACCTTTAACCACGATGCCATCTTGAGCACTTTGGCAAGACCGGCGCCGTCATTATAGGATTGTTCGCCCCACACCGGAGGACCTTCGTCCGATCCGCTGCCGTCCTCAAGATGGCAATCCGCACAACGGTCGGCGTACAGCGACCTTCCATTCGGAATGTCTGGCTCGATCGCGTCGCCATCAAGAAAGGTCAAATGATTCGGCCCAAGCGGAGCGGTTGGGTTCATGTCAATCGGCGTCTGGCGTGACAGCCACGTGAGATAAGCTGCAATCGCGACTGAAACCTTACTTCCATTGGCCGGACGAGAACCATTTTGACTGCGAAGAAAACAATTGGCGATTCGTTCCTCCAGCGTGATCACCGCCGATTCGCGTGGCGAATAGGCTGGATAGGCCGCTGCCACTCCAACGAATGAAGCGGCTTGAGGATGCTGTCCGGCATCCAAATGACAGGAGGTGCAATTCAACGAGTTGCCGACCAGCGGCTTCGTCATCGGATGCGAACTTGTTTCCCTCACTAACGTCTCCCCCAAACGAACCATCTCGCCCAACTCGCCCGGCGGATAGCCGCCCGTTTCCCCATCGGAGCCGTCGTCGGTTGCAGTGGTTGCTTTCGGGGTTGCCTCTTGATTCCACGCCGTGGAACCAATTGCGAGCGTGAATGCACAAACGAATGCTGC is part of the Novipirellula aureliae genome and harbors:
- a CDS encoding c-type cytochrome, which encodes MKIFPAAFVCAFTLAIGSTAWNQEATPKATTATDDGSDGETGGYPPGELGEMVRLGETLVRETSSHPMTKPLVGNSLNCTSCHLDAGQHPQAASFVGVAAAYPAYSPRESAVITLEERIANCFLRSQNGSRPANGSKVSVAIAAYLTWLSRQTPIDMNPTAPLGPNHLTFLDGDAIEPDIPNGRSLYADRCADCHLEDGSGSDEGPPVWGEQSYNDGAGLAKVLKMASWLKVAMPLDDADLTEQEAFDIAAFINSHSRPKFQPEIKK